GGCCGACTGCCGAGGTCGCGGAGCAGCTGCTGCGCGGTCTCGGTCATAGTGCCGGTCTGATCGAGGCGGCCTGGAAGCGGAGCGCGGTGGCGGCGGTGAACGGCGGGGTGCCGCTGGAGGAGGTGGCACGGTGGGTGAACATGCCTGTCGAGGAGCTCAGGAGCATGCTGACGGCGGGCAGGCAGGAAGACGGCAGTTGAGGACGAAGCACGACGGCTTTGTCGGCTGTTAGCTGATACTGCACTCGTTTGTGGAAGGAATCCTGAAAACAGCGGCGTCTGTCGGCGGGTACGGCTTGGCTGACGCGGGTGATCAGCACAGGTGGGGCACGGCCCGGGGACCGGGCAGGGCGAGCGGTCGTGGACAGTGGGAGCGGGTTCGAGGCGGTGTTCCTCGACCCGGTGGGGCAGTCGGTGCAGCAGCGGTGGGCGGATGCAGCCATGACGGTGGCGTTCGAGGAGTTGCCGCCGGTGTCGGCGTTCCCGGTGGTGCCGGGGCGGCGTTGGGGGCCGGGACTGTGGTGGTCGGCGACCACCGGACGGCACGTGGCCGCGGGGTCGAACGCAATGCGCACCCAACTGATGGCCCTGGACCGCGACCCACGCGTGACCGGGCTCGCCGGGCGGCCGGTACGGCTGCTGTGGCGCGACGAACGGGGACGGGTGCGTTCCTGGGTGCCGCAGCTGTTCGCCCGCTACCGCGACGGCACGGGCCTGCTGGCCGACTGCCCCAGCCACCCCGACGCCGGTGGCGAACGTGCCCTGGGCGCCGCGCACGCGGTGGCCAGGGCGTGCGGGGACATCGGCTGGGCCTACCGGCGCCTTTCACCGCTCGACGATGTGCCGGCCTCCAATCTGAAGTGGCTGGCCGGCTATCGCCATCCCCGCAACGCCGGCCGCCCGGGCCTGACGCCCGCGGCTGTGGAAGCGTTCGCGCGACCGCGGCCGCTGATCGAGGGAGCCGAAGCTGTCGGTGACCCGATCGAGGTCCTTCCCGTCGTCTTCCACGCCCTGTGGCACGGGCAGCTCACGACGGACCTGGAGGCGCCGCTGCACGAGTGCGTCCCCGTCGGCCCCAGGGACTGGAACGGTCTGGGCCGGACGGGAGGTGCCGGGTGAGCGCGCGGCGCACTGCCCGGCCGGCCGTGGCGGTCGGGGCGCATGTCCGTTTCCGCGGTGTGAAGTGGCAGGTGGTCGCTCTGTCCGGACAGATGGTTCACCTCGTCGGCCCGGACGGCGGCGGTGAGGCGGTGCTTGCCGGGTACCTGTTCGCCGATCCCGGCTTCAGTGTCATCGGGGCGGAGGTGCCGCAGGCGGCCCCGCAGTGGGGGCTGTTCGAGACCGCGCCCGCCGCGGCGCGGGAGAAGGCCCTGGCCTGGCAGCGGCATGTCCGGGAAGTCGAGTGCGGCCTTGCCGACGGGCCCGGCAGCGGTGGAGTGGTGCGGGAGCAGTACGACCCCGCACGACACACGCTGGCCGAACGGGAGCAGGCCAAGGCCGAGGAACTGACCGCCCTCGGTTTCGGGCGGGTGTCACGTACCACGGTGCAGCGCATGCGCCTGGCCTACCGCAAGCAGGGACTGTGGGGGTTGCTCGACCACCGCACCACCCGCGCCTCCAGCTCTACCGGGCGCTCCGACGAACGGGTCGTCGCAGCCGTGCGTGAGGCGCTGCGCCGCCGGCGCGGGCGTTCCAGGGGCACCATCAACGGCCTGTTCCCGCTGATCCACCAGATCCTTCAGGACCGGCACGGCCCCGGTGCGGTGCCCGTGCCGTCCCAGGCCACGCTGTACCGGCTCGTCACCTCCCTCGCCCGCCCCGGTGAACTGCCCAGTGGCCCGGTGCGGCAGGTGCCCGCGAGCGTCGAGGGGCGGGCCTTCACCCCCGCCACCGCGCTGCGGCCCGGCGAGCAGGTCCAGATCGACACCACCCGCCTGGATGTCCTGGCCCTCTTCGACGACGGGCGCCTCGCCCGCCCCGAGCTCACCATCGCCGTCGACGTCGCCACCCGCGCCATCCTCGCCGCCGTGCTGTGCCCCAGCGCGACCAAGTCCGTGGACGCGGCCCTGCTGCTGGCGGAGATGGCCGTCCCGCACCCGGCCAGACCGACCTGGCCGGACATCCTGCGCATGGACCACGCCCGCGCGCTCCCCTACCAGCAGCTGGCCACGCTGGATGAGCGCCTGGCCGGCGCGGCGGCCCGGCCGGTCGTCCTGCCGGAGACGATCGTCGTCGACCGGGGCAAGGTCTTCGTCTCCGCCGCGTTCACCGCCGCCTGCGAGACCCTCGGCATCAGCGTCCAGCCCGCCCCGCCCCGCGCCCCCACCGCGAAGGGCATCGTCGAGCGCACCTTCGGCTCTATCAACGCCCTGTTCTGCCAGCACCTGCCCGGCTACACCGGATCCGACGTCACCCGCCGTGGCCCCGAGGCCGAGAAAGACGCCTGCTTCAGCGTCGCCCAGCTGCAGGACCTGCTTGATGAGTGGCTGGTGCACTACCACCACCGGCCCCATGAAGGGCTGCGCCACCCGATGATGCCCAGGAAGGCGCTCACCCCGAATGAGATGTGGGGCGCGCTCGTCGCCGTCGCCGGATACGTGCCCGTCCCGTTGACCGGGCGCGACTACCTCGAACTGCTGCCCGTGCGCTGGCAGGCCATCACCCCCGCCGGCATCACCATCCGCCACCGCACCTACGACGCAGATCTCCTCGCCCCGCACCGCGGCCAGGCCTCCCCCGTCGCCGGCCGCGGCGGGAAATGGGAGATCCACTACAACCCCCACGACGTCCGCCAGATCTGGATCCGGCTCCCCGACGGCGAACTCACCGAGATTCCGTGGATCCACCGCGACCACGTCCACCGGCCGTTCGACGAACACACCTGGCAGCACATCCGCACCCAGGCCACTGACTGCAACCACGGTGACGCCGAGCAGCACGAAGCCCGCCTCGCCGACGCCCTCGACCAGCTCATGCGCCGCGTCCACAGCGGCCACGCCACCAAGACCGAACAAACCCTCCTGGCCCGCACCGCTCACGTCCCACTCCCCACAGCCCGCAATGGGGCCCACGGCACCGAAGCACCCGCCGACAGCCCGGAACAGCGGGACGACGACACCATCGACGACCTCGACGACCTCGACGGCCTCGACGACCTGCCCGACGACGTCAGCCCCGCCCCGGCCACCGGACTCGGGCTCTACAACGCGCACGAGGAAGCCGACAAGTGGTGAACACCCCCCACCCCACGACGCCGAACCTGAGCCGCACACCAGTCGGCACCAGCGGCAGTGGTGCGGCCGAGCCATCCTGGCCGCTGACCACCTGGCAAGGCTGGCAGCGCTTCGCCACCACCGACCCCGTCGCACCGCCCCAGCCCGGCGATCCGCCCCGCAGTACAGAGGAACGCCTCGCCTACCACTCCAGCTTCGTCACCATCCGCACCCCCGCCATCCACACCCTGACCACCCAGGTCCGCACCCTGATGATCCTCGGCCGCCACCAGCAGAACACCGCACGGCCCTCACTGATCGTCACCGGACCCGCCGCAGCCGGGAAAACCACCGCCCTCCTCAACGTCGGCCGCACCTGCCACCTCGCCCACACCCGCAAAAACCCCGCACCACCCGGATCAGCCCACACCGCGGTACCCGTCGCGTATGTCCTGGTCCCGCCCGGCGCGACCGCGAAAACCCTCGTCACCGAGTTCGCCCGCTACCTCGGCATCCCCGTCACCGCGCGTATGACCCAGACCCAGATCACCGATGCCGTCTGCCACACCTACACCCAAGCCGGCGTCCAGCTGGTGATGATCGACGAGATCCACCGCCTCAACCCCCGCACCACCACCGGCGCCCAAACCGCCGACCTGCTCAAAGACCTCAGCGAACGCCTCCCCGCGACGTTCGTCTACGCCGG
This DNA window, taken from Streptomyces sp. TN58, encodes the following:
- a CDS encoding TnsA-like heteromeric transposase endonuclease subunit — encoded protein: MDSGSGFEAVFLDPVGQSVQQRWADAAMTVAFEELPPVSAFPVVPGRRWGPGLWWSATTGRHVAAGSNAMRTQLMALDRDPRVTGLAGRPVRLLWRDERGRVRSWVPQLFARYRDGTGLLADCPSHPDAGGERALGAAHAVARACGDIGWAYRRLSPLDDVPASNLKWLAGYRHPRNAGRPGLTPAAVEAFARPRPLIEGAEAVGDPIEVLPVVFHALWHGQLTTDLEAPLHECVPVGPRDWNGLGRTGGAG
- a CDS encoding Mu transposase C-terminal domain-containing protein; this translates as MSARRTARPAVAVGAHVRFRGVKWQVVALSGQMVHLVGPDGGGEAVLAGYLFADPGFSVIGAEVPQAAPQWGLFETAPAAAREKALAWQRHVREVECGLADGPGSGGVVREQYDPARHTLAEREQAKAEELTALGFGRVSRTTVQRMRLAYRKQGLWGLLDHRTTRASSSTGRSDERVVAAVREALRRRRGRSRGTINGLFPLIHQILQDRHGPGAVPVPSQATLYRLVTSLARPGELPSGPVRQVPASVEGRAFTPATALRPGEQVQIDTTRLDVLALFDDGRLARPELTIAVDVATRAILAAVLCPSATKSVDAALLLAEMAVPHPARPTWPDILRMDHARALPYQQLATLDERLAGAAARPVVLPETIVVDRGKVFVSAAFTAACETLGISVQPAPPRAPTAKGIVERTFGSINALFCQHLPGYTGSDVTRRGPEAEKDACFSVAQLQDLLDEWLVHYHHRPHEGLRHPMMPRKALTPNEMWGALVAVAGYVPVPLTGRDYLELLPVRWQAITPAGITIRHRTYDADLLAPHRGQASPVAGRGGKWEIHYNPHDVRQIWIRLPDGELTEIPWIHRDHVHRPFDEHTWQHIRTQATDCNHGDAEQHEARLADALDQLMRRVHSGHATKTEQTLLARTAHVPLPTARNGAHGTEAPADSPEQRDDDTIDDLDDLDGLDDLPDDVSPAPATGLGLYNAHEEADKW
- a CDS encoding TniB family NTP-binding protein, which translates into the protein MTTWQGWQRFATTDPVAPPQPGDPPRSTEERLAYHSSFVTIRTPAIHTLTTQVRTLMILGRHQQNTARPSLIVTGPAAAGKTTALLNVGRTCHLAHTRKNPAPPGSAHTAVPVAYVLVPPGATAKTLVTEFARYLGIPVTARMTQTQITDAVCHTYTQAGVQLVMIDEIHRLNPRTTTGAQTADLLKDLSERLPATFVYAGINVTDTPLFSGTRGAQLAGRATLVDCGPLPARHGTRQPFRDAITDIENNLDLQQHKAGTLPAHAPYLHQRTAGRIGSLTRLIRQAAITAICDGTERITKTALDAVRLDHLAETHHRPHRRR